The Mucilaginibacter terrae region AAAATTGCGATCAAACTCAAGCTGGCCTCTCATGCTGTAATTACTTTGGTTAGTGTTGATCTGGGTAAGTCCGCCGCCTGTTGTGATACCTAAACTGTTACTTGTTGCGGTTGGATAGGTATAATAGTTAAGCATATCCCTGATATAATAACTTTTAGGATCATAAAACGTACGTTGAGTATCAAATGTACGCTCGTTGGTATAAATCACACTTGCCGAAAGCCCTGCAAACAACGGTGCTTTAAGGCTTGCGTTAAAAATATAATTATTATCTTTTTGCGAATTGTCGCCATACGAAAGCTCATCAAGATAATTATAACGCCAGTCCTTATATGCAGACGACAACGTTTTGGTAAAGTCGGGACTAATACGATCATATGATATGCCGTTGCCGTTAGCATCAGCTACTTGCTGGTATGGCAACAAAGTAAAGCGGTCGGGCCTGTAAAGGTTTTGCAGGCTTAATCCATTGTTAACAAATTTAAAGAATGAACCTTTAAAACTTGTAGACAACGTTACCCGGTTAAATAGTTTCCAACTGTTATTTAAAGTTGTTGTAAGTCTGCTTCCATAGTTATTTACCTGATTGGGCCTTTCCCTGCTATATGATGCAGAATAGTAGTAAGTAGAATTTTCGGCACCACCGCTAACTGATAAATTGTATTGCTGGTTTTGCATACTCTGCAAAAAGTATTTATTTACCTGTGAGCGGTTATCAATGGCACTTAATTGGCTTATACGGCTATCATATTGCGCCTGTGTTATAGTCCCTGCCTTAAGTTGCTGAGCCAACTGGGTACCCTCTGGTACTACATAAATGGCATTGAAATAGTTGCTTGGCGCAATTGGGGTTAAAATATTGCGGTCAACCAGTTCTTTTTCATAGTTTAAAACCTGTGCCGAATTCATCATTTTATAATAACCCAGATCAGGTTTTTCCCCGAAAGTGAATATGCTCGAAATATTTACTGTGGGGGTTTGTGTGCGCTTGCCCTTTTTAGTATTAATAACAATAACGCCATTTGCTGCACGTACACCCCATATTGATGCAGCAGCGGCATCTTTTAAGAAAGTGACGTTTTCAATATCATTAGGGTTAAGGGTTGACATATCTAACTCGGTAATTGCACCATCTAACACGATCAATGGGGCTTGTTCACCTTGCAAGCTGTTACGGCCCCTAACGTTAAGGGTGTAATCGTTAATACCCACGGTACGGGTACCGCCGTTTACGCTCGGTACGGTTGCTATGCTTCCACCGCTTTGGTAAAAAAAGCCTCTATCGCCCGAGGTTAAATTAATTTGCACACCAGGAGCAAGCCCTTCCAAACGCGCAAGTAAGTTTGTTTGAGGGTGTTCCTCTATCTCCTTTGCAGTTACCGTTGCCGCCGAACCTGTTGTACGTTCTTTAGGCAGTGCCTGGTAACCGTTGCTTACCACAGTAACCTCATCAAGGGTAGTACCGTTACTCACCAACGTTACATCGAGCTTTGACTGCTGGAAAGATGCAGGAGCCTCCAGTTTAAAATATCCAATGGCATCAAAAACAATGACATCACCTTGTTTAACAGAAGGCAAAAGGTAGCCACCGTCATCATTGGTACGCGTTGCCTGGTTAGTACCCTTTAACCAAACATTGGCATAAGCTATCGGCTCATTTCGGGAGTTATACACCGTTCCGCGCAAAGTTGACTGCTTGCCCGCCACTCCATTAGCCGGAGTTTGTATCGGTTGATTGCCGGCTACACCGGTAAAAAAATCAGCCTTACGTGCTACAATTGAATACGTATTTTCACTTACATAAAGGAAAATGAGGTTATTGGGATAAAGCACATTTTTCAGCACTTCTTCTACCGAGTTACCTTTGAGCTGTTGCCTGGTAGTGAATTTATCATTCAGTAAGCCGTGCTCGTAAGCAAAACGGGTTTTGTATTGTTTCTCAATAGTTTGAAGCGCTTCGGTAAGCGAAATGCGCGACACGTTTTGAGTTTGCTGCGCCAAAGCAAGCCTGCTTGTACCTAAAATTAAGGCAAAGCAAATGCATAACGCCAAAAACGTAAATGTTTTTTGCATAGAACTTGAGTTTAATAAATTGTTACTTAGGGGTTACTTTGATTTAAGGTAATACACACCATCGCGTTCTTGTACCGTGGCATTAAGCAGGTTGGCCAGCATATACAAAGTGCTCTCGCGCGTTCTTACCGATATTGTTCCGTCTATTTGTTTATTTAAAAGTGCCGGACTGTCAACAACTATCCGGTTGCCATATGTATCTTCAAAGTTTTCAATAATTGCACCAACCGACATGCCGCTGGCCATCATTTTATGCTCGGTCCAGGCCAGTGGTTTATTATTGAGACTGTTTACCAACCGCAGATTGACATCATTCTTTTGGTAATCAATGGCTTGCCCCGAATTCATTATATATGAATGCGAGCCCGGTTGAGTGCCGCTTACTTTGATCTTTCCTTTGATTAAGGCCACTACAACATTATTTCGTCTGCTTTTTACATTAAACAATGTTCCCAAAACCTGCACATTCACATCGCCCGCATGGGTAACGAATTGCTCATTTGGTTTAACATCACCTGGTTGTTTGTTCAAATGCTTTACATCAAACAATGCTTCGCCTTGC contains the following coding sequences:
- a CDS encoding FecR family protein, whose product is MAKFDSYQFEDFLNDDSFITWLKYGTDVNGYWQEWLNAQPLNLNVYNEARAYLLTVLSTDVIIDDPQHQQQVWDRVEKGIIGHERKRATIKQLRIWSSAAAATICVFLGGLWYYNSKVEITTGYGEHRNVTLPDNSLVKLNANSKVSYYRAWHWHKLREVWLQGEALFDVKHLNKQPGDVKPNEQFVTHAGDVNVQVLGTLFNVKSRRNNVVVALIKGKIKVSGTQPGSHSYIMNSGQAIDYQKNDVNLRLVNSLNNKPLAWTEHKMMASGMSVGAIIENFEDTYGNRIVVDSPALLNKQIDGTISVRTRESTLYMLANLLNATVQERDGVYYLKSK
- a CDS encoding SusC/RagA family TonB-linked outer membrane protein, producing the protein MQKTFTFLALCICFALILGTSRLALAQQTQNVSRISLTEALQTIEKQYKTRFAYEHGLLNDKFTTRQQLKGNSVEEVLKNVLYPNNLIFLYVSENTYSIVARKADFFTGVAGNQPIQTPANGVAGKQSTLRGTVYNSRNEPIAYANVWLKGTNQATRTNDDGGYLLPSVKQGDVIVFDAIGYFKLEAPASFQQSKLDVTLVSNGTTLDEVTVVSNGYQALPKERTTGSAATVTAKEIEEHPQTNLLARLEGLAPGVQINLTSGDRGFFYQSGGSIATVPSVNGGTRTVGINDYTLNVRGRNSLQGEQAPLIVLDGAITELDMSTLNPNDIENVTFLKDAAAASIWGVRAANGVIVINTKKGKRTQTPTVNISSIFTFGEKPDLGYYKMMNSAQVLNYEKELVDRNILTPIAPSNYFNAIYVVPEGTQLAQQLKAGTITQAQYDSRISQLSAIDNRSQVNKYFLQSMQNQQYNLSVSGGAENSTYYYSASYSRERPNQVNNYGSRLTTTLNNSWKLFNRVTLSTSFKGSFFKFVNNGLSLQNLYRPDRFTLLPYQQVADANGNGISYDRISPDFTKTLSSAYKDWRYNYLDELSYGDNSQKDNNYIFNASLKAPLFAGLSASVIYTNERTFDTQRTFYDPKSYYIRDMLNYYTYPTATSNSLGITTGGGLTQINTNQSNYSMRGQLEFDRNFASKHQVTALAGTEIRETNIGAGTYSLWGYNMATGITNNTINLTTNPTYAYIAGATPTSYTSFNKGGYPTQADKRRRFLSYYGNVAYAYNNKYVLTGSVRYDDYNNFGLDRKYRATPLWSTGLKWNLSREGFLKNVAWLTSAALRATYGVNGNLSLTNYPYTYISLGSSDATTGQSYASVIALANPQLRWEKTYVKNLGIDFSLFSSRLNGSFEVYSKKSKDLLYSFPISSVYTGNISTTLTRNAASLEGKGAEFGLNGAIINKKDWSLSAGMTFAYNTNKLTDNRFIESLYTSNFGTSPTSIGPISGYAADKLFVYRNAGLDAGGLTQIYDRNGAIVKATTTTLSSLSDLKYAGRTIAPYFGGFNTTLRYKQFSLFAQTSYQFGSVFLKPSIQNYITTATFSTAGYYLGEDIAKRWAKPGDEATTAVPGINGTANAVQISLIRYQNSDINVLKGDYVRLRQLTLSYQVPGQILSKYKIKGINIGASANNLGLIWRANKEGYDPDFTSYIGSVRGLPAARSYSLNVNLNF